The Thermocrinis ruber genome has a window encoding:
- a CDS encoding class I SAM-dependent methyltransferase encodes MAKIECPICYTEVEERNFKETYVSPYNDQEYKRYECPNCDVHWWEPLKIIPEFYESEVFEDYVAFHEGVGTRLGEYHKAFFKYFPSNVRGKLLDVGCGDGRFLRHAKEQGFEIWGIDFDKKSVENVKRNLGIDTVFAMSLEEFYEYAKERNLKFDVITFFEVLEHQDKPREFLEMVKGLLKEGGYIAGSVPNRERFLREIYWKISHADHPPHHFLRFSRRSLENALKLSGFEDAHVYIMDFTFDEIYPYVEMKLLGRFYNLRNLLKSMVLGDRKRAGAYVDDIIVGEVSNSVKIRAYGLKIIKLIRNTLLSPVAFVYINSSHQRGPNLYFQARRLRIEGK; translated from the coding sequence ATGGCTAAAATCGAATGTCCCATATGCTACACAGAAGTTGAAGAACGAAATTTCAAAGAAACTTATGTTTCTCCTTATAACGACCAAGAGTATAAACGCTACGAGTGCCCAAACTGCGATGTTCATTGGTGGGAGCCGTTGAAGATTATTCCAGAGTTTTATGAAAGTGAAGTTTTTGAAGATTATGTTGCGTTTCACGAGGGTGTAGGGACCAGGCTTGGCGAATACCACAAAGCTTTTTTTAAATACTTTCCTTCCAATGTAAGAGGTAAGCTTTTGGATGTAGGCTGTGGAGACGGAAGATTTTTAAGACATGCTAAAGAACAAGGCTTTGAAATATGGGGAATAGACTTTGACAAAAAATCTGTAGAGAATGTAAAAAGGAACCTTGGTATTGACACCGTTTTTGCCATGAGCTTAGAAGAGTTCTATGAATACGCTAAGGAGAGAAACTTAAAGTTTGATGTAATCACCTTTTTTGAGGTTTTAGAACATCAGGACAAACCAAGGGAATTTCTTGAAATGGTAAAAGGGCTTTTGAAAGAAGGAGGATACATAGCGGGAAGCGTGCCCAATAGGGAAAGATTTTTGAGAGAAATATACTGGAAAATTTCACATGCTGACCATCCACCGCATCATTTTTTGAGATTCTCTCGGAGATCTCTTGAAAATGCTTTAAAACTAAGTGGTTTTGAAGATGCACATGTTTATATTATGGATTTTACTTTTGATGAAATATATCCATACGTTGAAATGAAATTGCTTGGCAGGTTTTATAATCTACGAAATTTATTAAAGTCTATGGTGCTTGGAGATAGAAAAAGGGCAGGTGCTTACGTGGATGATATTATAGTAGGTGAAGTTTCTAATTCGGTTAAGATTAGGGCATATGGCTTAAAAATTATTAAGCTAATTAGGAATACTCTTTTGTCTCCAGTTGCGTTTGTTTATATAAATAGCTCACATCAAAGAGGTCCTAATCTGTATTTTCAAGCGCGGAGGTTAAGAATTGAAGGGAAATAA